One window from the genome of Gigantopelta aegis isolate Gae_Host unplaced genomic scaffold, Gae_host_genome ctg4158_pilon_pilon:::debris, whole genome shotgun sequence encodes:
- the LOC121392598 gene encoding kappa-type opioid receptor-like, with product METTLMMEMNYKTARHQHLATGCIRKLMVLATIAITGIAGNILLFIMMRNTKVRNLSYSVYLKFLTVSDSLLLVMRLIQETDRIFILLSTTPVNDAFCKIESSIHILVMLLSPWLVVGLSLDRFVCVRFPMTRGRFCSRKKAVLVCSTMLGISDVLIVPIVFTVQAGNEQCVSSDELYYYLAVIRLLVASSLPCVAILLLNILIIIQIRRSNAFRNTFARSRSDSANRQHNHSTRPLVITSAMAFVTMVPAAVTESSYNLLGVFDRDLKAYELSKAILPPVRLIYLLNFGLNFY from the coding sequence ATGGAAACTACTCTGATGATGGAGATGAATTACAAAACAGCAAGACACCAGCATCTGGCGACTGGCTGCATACGGAAACTGATGGTCCTGGCCACTATAGCTATAACAGGAATAGCCGGCAATATTCTACTGTTCATTATGATGCGAAACACGAAAGTGAGAAACTTGTCGTACTCAGTTTATTTGAAGTTTCTGACCGTTTCCGATAGTTTATTGCTGGTCATGCGGCTGATCCAGGAAACAGACAGGATCTTCATTTTACTCTCAACTACACCAGTAAACGATGCCTTCTGCAAGATAGAGTCCAGCATCCACATCCTTGTCATGTTGCTCTCCCCATGGTTAGTAGTGGGACTCTCGCTGGATAGATTCGTGTGCGTCCGATTTCCCATGACGCGGGGAAGATTTTGTTCCCGGAAGAAAGCTGTCCTCGTCTGCTCCACAATGCTTGGTATATCAGATGTCCTCATCGTGCCCATTGTGTTTACGGTACAAGCTGGGAATGAACAGTGCGTGTCTTCAGATGAACTCTACTATTACCTGGCGGTCATTCGCCTTCTCGTTGCCTCCTCACTACCTTGTGTAGCCATCTTGTTACTCAACATCCTCATAATCATTCAAATCAGACGAAGCAACGCCTTCCGGAACACGTTTGCAAGGTCAAGGTCCGATTCAGCCAATCGCCAGCATAACCATTCAACACGCCCCCTGGTGATAACGTCTGCTATGGCTTTTGTTACAATGGTGCCAGCCGCTGTGACAGAGTCTTCATATAATTTGCTGGGGGTTTTCGACAGAGATTTGAAAGCATACGAATTAAGTAAAGCTATTTTGCCTCCAGTTCGCTTAATTTACCTGTTAAATTTTGGACTGAACTTTTACTGA